The Urbifossiella limnaea nucleotide sequence TCCACGCCAGCTTGCCGGTGGCGGCGTCGAACGCGGCCACGCCGGCGCCCTTGCCGCCGACGTTCACGAACACCTTCCCGCCACTGACGAGCGGCGACCCGCTGACGCCGAAGCTCAGGTTCGGCGCCTTGTACTCCTTGAGCGTGTCCACCTGCCACAGCACCTTGCCGTCGGCCGCGTCCCAGCACGCCAGCACGCCGGTGCCGCCGAGGGTGTACGCCTTGCCGTCCACGATTGCCGGGGTGCCGCGGGGGCCGTTGCCGAACGGCGGGCTGAACGCGGCGCGGGCGTAGCTCTGCTCCCACTTCTTCTCGCCGGTGGCGGCGTCGAACGCGGCGAGCGCGTCGGCGTCCTTGCCCTTCGGCTGGTAGAAGGCGTAGACGAGCCCGTTGGCCACGACCGGCGAGCTGTGCGACTCGCCGACCGGCTGCTTCCACAGCGTCTTGGGCGTGCCGGTCCAGGGGGCGATCTTTTCGGGCGACTGGTTGTCGCGGGTGGGGCCGAGGAACTGCGGCCAGTCGGCGGCCAGGAGGGCGGGGACGAGCGCGAGGACGAGGGCGGCCGGGAAGCGGGTCACGGGTGCGGCCTCTGGGGTGAAAGGGAAGAAGCGAGCCGAGCCCCGTGAGGGGCCGGGTGAGCTTCACGTCACCCGGCCCCTCACGGGGCTCGGCTCGCCGCGCGGTCACTGCTTCTTCGGCACTTCGAGCTTGGTCGGCACGATCGTCTTCTTGCCGTCCTTCTCGCCGACGGTGCCGTACACGGTCACGCCCTCGAGCTTGCCGCCGCCGCACACCTCGCCGTGGAACGCCTCGCGGTTCCCCTTGTCGCTCAGGTAGTACGTCACCACCGCCTTGCCGTCGCCCTTCACCTGGAGGGCGTTGACGCACGTCTTCGTCTCGTTCAGCGCGCACGCCGCGCACACCAGCGTGCCGGTCAGCTTCGTCTCCTTCTTCTCCGACTTCGGAGCCGGCTCCTGGGCCGACGAGCCCGCCACCCCGACCGCCACCGCCGTCGCCAGGGCCACCGCCAGTACGCGAACCATGATCGACCTCCCGTTGGGTGGAAGAGCGGCCGGCTGACGCCGGCCGCTCGCCTCGCTCGCGTCAGAAGAACAGCCGCACGATGTCGTTCCAGATCACGAACACGAACAGCAGCAGGATCATCACCAGCCCGCCCCACATGAGGGCGGCGAACAGCTTCTCCGGCACCGGGCGGCCGGTCAGCTTCTCGTAGATGAGGAACAGCATGTGCCCGCCGTCGAGCACCGGGATCGGCAGGAAGTTCACCACCGCCAGGTTCACCGAGATCATGCCGATGAACAGCAGCAGCTGCCAGAAGTCCTCGCCGGCGAGCCGGTAGGACACGGTGGCGATGGTCAGCGGGCCGCTCAGCGTCTTCGCGCTGATCTGGCCGAAGACCATGCCGTACAGGCTCTGGTACACCGTCAGCACGAACCGGCCGGTGCGGAACCAGCCGAGGCGGATCGCCTCCGTCACGCTGTCGGCCTTCTGCAGCCGCTCCTCGAACTCGAACAGGAAGCCGCGCTCGGGCAGGCCCTGGCCCGGCTCGGCGACGGCGGCGAAGAACCCGGTCTCGACCTCGGCGTCGCCGCGCTTCAGCCTCAGGTCGATCTCGTGCGACGGGGCCGCCTGGAACACCGCGTCGATCGCGGCCCACTGGTGCGGCTTCACGTCGCGCCACTTGCCTTCCGACCCGTCGGCCCCCTTCACGCGCACGGCCGTCACCACGTCGCCGGCCTGCACCTTGCCCGCGGCCGGGCCGGTCACGTCGGCGGCGACGGCGTCCACCCAGTAGGCCAGCCCGAGCCCGCCGAGGGGCAGCGGCGAGTTCAACAGGTTCACCACCTCGCGGTCGTACCGGAACGAGTCGTCGT carries:
- a CDS encoding DUF6370 family protein, translating into MVRVLAVALATAVAVGVAGSSAQEPAPKSEKKETKLTGTLVCAACALNETKTCVNALQVKGDGKAVVTYYLSDKGNREAFHGEVCGGGKLEGVTVYGTVGEKDGKKTIVPTKLEVPKKQ